The window ACATGTTAGATAGTTCAGGTTATAATAGAAATAGCTAGTATGATTACCTCTAGTCTAAATAGTTTTGTAAATACAGAGCAGAATAAACTGCTGAATAATGTGGCTGAAGTCTACATTCAACAAGTGGAAACAGTATTTAAAAGAATTGCAGACCATCTGCATAAGCTTGTTCGCCCTTCAAGACTTCAAACCTTTGAGTTGGACGTCTTCAAGTGCAGAAAAAGCCATAAAGTGGTGAGGTGCTCTGAAGATGGTCCGTTTTAAGCTTGATGATCATTGTTGGAAATGGGAAGATTTGACTGACATGTTTCTTTAACCATTGACAAGAATACACTAATGAGTGATTGGGCCGCACACAAGTGGAATGGTTTGTTTGAGTACTTGTGGGATGTAAACCAACACTGGGTGGACTGTAAAAAATTTTGTGAATCTGCAGACTTTTTCATGGACCAAACCTATTTTTCTGTATGTTCCTATGTTATAGTAAAGGATATGTATAAAATTATCTGCCTCCGTCTCTGATTTGtcattaaaagtcatttttaagcatAATTGCATTAtagttttctgaaaaaagtataatttgttttaaatatttcttcagaAAGGTGATTATGAAGTCAAACTACTGTCAGGAGTTTGTAACTTAAGGCTGCAGAACCATGTGAAAGTTGTATTTGTCATGGCTTtttgacttaaaagaaaaatgcaaatgcatTGACTAAATTATGAGTGTAGTTTAagttgatacttttttttttattaaagttttgtcatttaggACTTTTACCATGTCAGAAAAtcatggtaaaaggtttaatctactctcagtttattttcagaataagCCTGAAGCTCATTGATGCACAACAATGGAGCTGCTGTTTAGATTCAAAGgtctttaaagtgttcaatcacatttatttaaggaTTCCCTTTAGTCTTAACCAAAGGTAAGACAACTCTTCCTGGAGTCTGCATTAAATAAATACCTGTGTTGACACACAAAATACATTAATACTTAAAACTTACATCAAAATACTAACATCCAACACAAGTACGTGAGAAGTTTATACCTTTAAAATAAACCCAAAGTTAAAGATGAGTGAAACcatcttattaaaataaatgacttaGTTGAGAGGGAAATTACATTATGAATTATTGACGCGTGAACCTGCATAGACTTTTGACAGATTCTACAGCAATCTTTATAAtctataataaaaataagaagcacTTAGGcaaatttgctcttttttacacaaggtgtattttattttgaaaggaatttgttattgttgctgtcaaaagtaaaatttacatttgttttacgCAGAAAATTATAACaattgtaaatatgtaaaagcTACATTGCATAAATGAATATcctaatggccacaaaaacattaatatagtGTATTTTCCAAAGTGGGACTTTGCATCTCGCTGGGTTTTAATCTGTAAGAAAGCTAAATGATTCTATTTGCCCTAAGGGTTGTAGACGCCTGTACTGGATGAACTTTAGTCAGGTGACCTCTGATAATCTGGAGGAACCCCTCATCGTCATGGTTCTTTGTTGACATGGAGCTGCAGTGATGTGATCAGGTGAGATGGATCAGTGTGTTGCTGCCTCACACAGactccccccacccctccctccTTCCTGTGTGACCGTCACGCTGCAGAGCAGACCAACCCCGAGGAGGGGGTGTtcctgagctgcagctgctaTAAAGACCAGGGGAAGGGACTCCCAGCATGTCTTCACACTGAAAGCAACTGCTGGACAGCCGGTCACGTGATGGCAGCGCCCAAGAAAGTGTGTGTGATCGGCTCAGGGAACTGGTGAGTGAAGGCTGGATTCAATAGTTTTTCAGCTTGCATAAAAGTTTGGTTGGCATGGAAACCAAACTGCAGCCTGTAGTGATTGACAGTCTGCTCACATAAACCTTTAGTGACGCAGACTTATTGTACTCCGCTGATCACACCAGTGTAGTGATTCCACGGCCTTCAAGTCTGACCTGCAGCAGATTCCCACTTTGTAATGATTGTAATTCCCTCTCAAACCAGAAAAGTGACCTGTTTCAGATTATTATGGGCTTTTCTCCTTGACGACATAAAGGTTGTGAGTGTGACACCGTGGGAAGCATAGCTGCCAGGTCTTCATGACAAAATTCTCCCCATATCCTTTTCAGGGTGAAAGATCAGGATGCTGGCAGGCCGTGCCGGTGACTAAACCCTATTCTATTTGTGAACTAACTACAAAGCAAACACTGTTGAATTCATGTGTTTTGTTCTGGATTTTTGTGCTAAACAAAAGATTGAGATAAAGATGTGTTCTCGGAATTAAAACACActggagaaaaatgttttgctgcaatcaaagaaaatgttaatgatTTGACAAGAGCTTTGTGAAGGTTTTAAATGTCAGTgggacaaaaatatttcaaaataataatcaaCAATGTTGATTCATACATCAAGATAAAGATATTCATACAAACTTTATCCagtatttgtttgcttttgacttttttttttttagaataaatttcTCACAGTTCATTCTATTAGTAAATTCTAGTCCAAATGTTTAACTCTTTTCTGACATCTTCAcacataacatttttatttaattgtgtgttttattaaaatataatgaatTGTGTCAACCTTTACGtttgtatttaaaacatttctcctTAAAGGAACTGTCCCAACAGTGAGAACACCCCTAAATGTAaaatagaaacacttttctGGCTTTCTTAACCGACTAATAATACATTTGCACATTGATTTCTTATTATGCTGATGGGAGAATTTTCTACTAGAGATGTTCTTCAGGGaagaaaagctgaaattgatcaCTTGTGTGTAGTTTTGGTTTCTTTGTCTGTTGGCTGACTAGCTTTCCCACAAAAGTGATTTCTTAGGCCTattaagaaaaaagcttttcaaaagcAATGGTTTTAACAGTATTTATTTGGCTAAAATAGCTcgtttaattttgcttttttccactAACTTTTTAGAACTTTGTTCTTTGCCCTCCTCCGGCCTCACAGGAGCAAAGTCCTCAAGTTTCAAtcaatcaagtttatttataaagcgctttaacgCAGGCAGACTGCTACAAAGCGCTGTacattaaaacaccaagaacactaaTAGATAAAATATCAAGCACAAAGCAACTAAAAACCAAGACAGTAACAGAGTTAAAAACAGGAtaagaacaaagtaaaaacaaagtaaaaacggagtaaaaacagagcagagtctcAAGGAACGTTAAAAGCttgactgtaaaaatgtgttttaagcttatttttaaaaattgacagagACGAGGCATCACGAATGTTAAAAGGCAGAGCGTTCCAGAGCTTTGGGGCACAGATGGAAAAGGCTCGATCCCCTCTACACTTCCTCTTAGCTCTTGGTACTTCCAGGAGCAGCTGATCAGCAGACCGGAGGCACCGGGGAGGAGTGTAGGGAGAGAGAAGCTCTGAGATGTAAGGTGGGGCGAGACcattcaaggatttaaaaacaaataaaagaatcttaaactGAACTCTAAAACAAACAGGCAGCCAGTGGAGGGAGGCCAGGATGGGTGTGATGTGTTCTCTCTTACGTGCTCCAACCAGCATACGAGCAGCGGCGTTTTGAACCAGTTGCAACCGTGAAAGAGAGGACTGGCTAACCCCGAATAAAAGTGAATTACAATAATCCAGCCGAGATGTAATAAAAGCGTGGATCACTGTCTCAAGCTGCTGCAGGGTTAAAAATGGTTTCACCGCAGATAGCCGTCTAAGATGAAAAAAGCTCTGCTTCACTACAGACGTGATGTGAAGGTCAAGCTTAAAATCACtatccaaaataaaacccaaatttCTGACAGAGTGTTTAAAATGTGGAGCCAGGGGACCCAGGTCCAGACCGGAAGGGTCACAGCGGTTACTAGGGCCAATTACCAACACCTCAGTTTTCTTCTCGTTAAAACTCAAGAAGCTGCTCTCCAGCCATGTTCGGATttcatttaaacatgacattaaatgtttaaggGAGGAGCCGTTCTTCTTGATTGGGAGGTAGATCTGGctatcatcagcatagaaatGGAAAGACACTCCATGCTTCTGTATGATAGACCCCAGGGGTCCTCTTGGTGGCTTTTGATTCAAAAAACAACCgtcacaaaagaaaaagcccAAGTTGTACATTACACATAATGAGATTAGTccagttcttttgttttttttttttaataaaaaagagttcttaaaaactcttttttaatGATAAGAGGCATTTGATTCAAAGAATAATGTCATGTCTTCATGCCCACAGGGGCTCTGCTATTGCCAAAATTGTTGGTGCCAATGCAGCCAAGTACGACACGTTTGACAGCACGGTGAAGATGTGGGTGTTTGAGGAGACGGTGAACGGCCGGAAGCTCAGCGAGATCATCAACACAGACCATGAGAATGTGAAGTACCTGCCCGGTCATAAGCTGCCACACAATGTGGTGAGACTTTTACTGATGTCTATTGAGTGCCTATTGTCTCTTCTCTTATGTGTTGTTGAAgttctcctccttttttttaattattttccattAGCTAGCTGTTCCAGACTTGGTTGAGACGGTCAAGGAAGCAGACATTCTGATATTTGTGGTGCCGCACCAGTTTATTGCAAAAGTGTGCGACACCATCAAGGACCACATAAAGAAAGATGCTGTTGGGATGTCTCTCATCAAGGTATGATCTGATAAAGAAGTGAAGCAAATGTTGAAATCAAAACCTGACTTTCTACTCAAACATTAGAGGGATGTAATTTcccttcatttttctgtttctcttgtatttattactttataaTAAAGTTAGTCATAAAATCAAGacttttctttctcagctttAGACGTTTTTACACAAACATATTGACCTGAGTTTGTTTCCCACAGGGTGTGGATGCAGGTCCTGAAGGTCTGAAGCTCATCTCTGAGGTCATCCGGGGGAATCTCGGCATCACCATGACCGTGCTCATGGGGGCAAACATCGCCAACGAGGTGGCTGATGAAAAGTTCTGTGAAACAACCATAGGTGTGAAAATTTACTTCTTTAGGTTAGATATCCTTCAAATCAGGCGTGTTCAAAGTCCAGCCCGTGGGCCAAATGCAGTCCACGTTCAGATCTCTACCGGGCCTCAAGttcctgtcataaaatcaatagCAAGCACTTTCTGAGAATtatgatttcttgattgtgaaTGACTAAATTACTTTCTAAGCCATTATAAACCAGTTGTAAAAACCTGTGGCTGCCTGACCTTCAGAGCCTTAAGAACCAAAAAGGTAAATGTTTCTTTCTGGAATCTAAACTGACATGGTTTGTCCTTCCAAATAAGATAAATATTACCTGTTCACATTACTGGTATTTAATTGAGTAAGCAATTTTTCATGGAAAACTCCAGATTTATTGTAGACCAAAGCTTTCTGTCCAAACTgactttttatgactttatttctgGTCTTCAAATATGACATTCATAGTAGATTTCGCTCATGTATTATTTAGATTTAGCTTTAATACTGTtccatgtgaagaaatgaaaagtattccaattgcaaaaaaaatagaatcatGCCCTCGCACATTTTCAGCTCCCAAAATCTGGCCCTTGATgctaaaaagtttaaaacaccCCTGTTCAAATAAGGCGAAAGTTCTCCTGTCCAAAAAAAGAatgctatttattattttaaagattaatgCTGCTTGTAATCATGTTtgcagttttgcttttttctttccttcctaTCTATGCCACAGGAAGTAAAACAGTAGGAATCTCATTGGTAAACATTTGcagtattttattctgaaaatccaatctctgacattaaaaagtaaatcaaaaaaaagtctaaaagaaTAGTCTACAAATTAGATAATGCATAAGTTTAAAGTActttatgatcttttttttctattcagaaaatgatttatgtctatcatttttacaaaacaaaatgtttgattatcaAGGTTTGATATTCcataaaacaaactgtttaaaaGCCTGAAAGTAAATCAGTTTGTTGTTGATGTTGCATCCGTGTTTATATTAGATTGTCTTTAACActagaaattaaacaaatgacACATCTTATTTCAAGAAGCTCAATTATTGTGCATTGATAGTGACTCATTTCATGAAACTTTAATAGAACTGATGTTTGCTTCACAGGGTGTAAGGACAAAGTATATGGACCACTGCTGAAGGAGCTCATGCAGACCCCCAACTTCCGTGTGACTGTGGTGGAGGAGTCTGATGTGGTGGAGATCTGCGGTGCTCTAAAGGTTTCTCAACTTCTACAAACTTTTTGCTTGAACACTACTCGaagatgcatttcttttttttttgtcaaagagaaaaacttattttgtctttacccataatttattagaaaaaaatgcatctacCTGGACTTGCCAATGTAAATAAGCATACAGTTATGACATCTgcttaagaaaaacattgtgGTAAACATAATTAAATTGGATATTTTTAATTGAGGTGAAGTTTGATGTCCTCATCACAGAACATTGTAGCCGTGGGAGCTGGGTTTTGTGACGGCCTGGGATTTGGCGACAACACCAAGGCAGCAGTGATACGTCTCGGCCTAATGGAGATGATTGCCTTTGCAAGACTCTTTTGCACAGACTGCGCCGTCTCCCCGGCAACCTTCCTGGAGAGCTGCGGTGTCGCCGACCTCATCACAACCTGCTACGGAGGACGCAACCGAAAGATTGGAGAGGCCTTTGCCAAAACAGGAAAAGTATAAAACAGCTTCTCGGGATTTTTggggatgtaaaaaaaaacccaaaacaatataaatgaacatttctatgtattatttttagagTATTGAGCAGCTGGAGAGTGAGCTGCTGAACGGGCAGAAGCTCCAGGGTCCAGCAACAGCCAGTGAAGTCCACCAGATATTGAAACAGAAAAGCATGATAGAGAAGTAAGTTCACATCCTACACTATTAAGAggacttaaaaaacaatatttgattCCAAAAAATATACTTTCCATATGGTTATTACAGTTTAATGTcataaacaaatgaatttaaagtttattaagaAGACCTGGATTTAGCTAGCCCTACTGAGGGATGCAGGTAGATAATTAGGGGTGTATATTGGAGGAAGTCTGGCGATACAACGTGTATCACGATGTGTGTCTTACGATACGATACTTATCGCGATATATTCCatgactgtaccagaacaatatttcaatttgaaaaaaaaacttacactTTTCATggtaataaaatgacaaaattcattttattaagtGATCACAACATTATTCattgcaactgtatctcatatacaagttgcttttaaccAATCAAATTCATGGTGATTTTCTTTTGgtcatttattaaatatttgtctgAGTTCCACAAAAAATATCTTATAGTTTATTTTCAACATTGCTAAATGTTGCTTCTCCAGTACTTTTAAacggttgttgttgttgttgttgttttggtttgggTGTAGAACTGCTGAAAGAGGCTCAGTAtgttgtgctgccaactagctgTCGTAGGTtttggtggaaaacaaaagtaagaagcTGAACTATGTTTGCTCATtaataattaactaaatatcatcttgtcagcattttagaTCGATAAAAGTATCGGCAAAttaaatatcgcaatatatcgccagattgatttttccctacacccctacctaaaatcaatttttttctttctattttactGATTTTAGTGACGCAAATCAGCTTTATATAACATGAACAGGAAATGAAAAGGGCCTCTAATTTCTTACTGAACACGACAATGTGATGAAACCTGTTCCTCAACATGTTGTACTTTTTGTTTCACgtgtctgtttttctgtctccCTACACAGGTTTCCTCTTTTCACTGCTGTTTTTGAGATCTGCTTCGATGGCCGACCTGTCACAGAGTTCATTAGCTGTTTGCAAAGCCATCCAGAGCACATGTAAAACACGAACAGCACATTTCATTTAGGAGGAGGGTTTAATTAAATGCTGGTGTATGAACCTGTAttagaaagaaaagttttagaGAGAAAACTAATCTGATTTCTATATCATGTATCAGTTtctgttaagtttttaaaaagaaaaccatgtttaaaatgtgatcattCTTCTTTTACCTGACatgctgtttctgtttttagagaTACTTTTTTCAAGTCTTAAATATCGTAATAAGAAAATAGTTACCACAGTGTTGTCAAACCTTacagaaatctttaaataaatgtgtctttttcagTCATGCATGTCCTCTCCAAAGGAAAGCGCTGAGATAAAAACCACTCCAACAAGATGTTTTTCAACTAGACCTTATAAAATGTAACAACTCGCTCCACAGAGAtgaattttgaaataaactgtTTGCCTGTTCTTACTTTGTGTCTACTTTAGTTTTCAACTTCCTGCTCTGCAGACTACTTTCACTAGCAGAGGAGCCCTGCTGTAATCTGACCTGAGCTCAGTCTAGCTGCCACCCTAAACTCTTCACCTTTACCATTTTCTGGACCGTCAAGATCGGCCTTTCTCTTAGAAGTTGCTTCAACTCTGTTTGAATCTTGATAAGTGATTTTGTGATGTTTGTTGCTCacatactttattttaaactcaGTCATTCTTAAGAAATACAATGTGAGTTGTATCTCATACTCCACTTCTGTTCAATCAATAACCAGTCCCTTTTAGTCTGACCTTAAACTGAAACTCTGCTCTTTTAACCTTTCAAAAGTAAACAGAACTGCTTCCATCTCATAAATGTCTGATCCGGCCATCTATGGATGTGTGTGAAGTGACCACATTTGCCATTTGATTGAATTGTATTCCCTCTAAGATCCTTTGCATAGTTATTGAGTCAACTGGCCTTTGAGATATCTAATAATAACAGGGTCTGAAGGGGCAAATGGACATCTATAATTAGACAGTAGTGAGCACTGCAGCTGCCTAAGCTCTGCTTTACAACACAAATGAGGGAATGCTCCTTTACAATACTGCCAGCGTTGTCGTAGAAACTGGGCGGCAATGCTAAATTACATAAGGAGTATAatttaagaaaacctttaatgaTATCTGAGCTTTTTTCAATTCTGAAGTAATTTTATGCAGGTCAAGATGATCATTTTTTCGACATGTCATACACTCTCTGACCACTAGGGCGTGCAAACACATCAATCACAACCCCGAAACTCTCAGCCTCATGCGACATAAAACTGTTACAAAAACTGTATTAAATAGACTGTAAGTGAAAAGAACACAACAACTCACGTCCAAGATAAAAATGCTATGTGGTTCTACaagtttgaaagagaaaaaaaagtaaaagggcTGGTTGTCATGCACGCA is drawn from Oryzias melastigma strain HK-1 linkage group LG5, ASM292280v2, whole genome shotgun sequence and contains these coding sequences:
- the gpd1b gene encoding glycerol-3-phosphate dehydrogenase 1b; the encoded protein is MAAPKKVCVIGSGNWGSAIAKIVGANAAKYDTFDSTVKMWVFEETVNGRKLSEIINTDHENVKYLPGHKLPHNVLAVPDLVETVKEADILIFVVPHQFIAKVCDTIKDHIKKDAVGMSLIKGVDAGPEGLKLISEVIRGNLGITMTVLMGANIANEVADEKFCETTIGCKDKVYGPLLKELMQTPNFRVTVVEESDVVEICGALKNIVAVGAGFCDGLGFGDNTKAAVIRLGLMEMIAFARLFCTDCAVSPATFLESCGVADLITTCYGGRNRKIGEAFAKTGKSIEQLESELLNGQKLQGPATASEVHQILKQKSMIEKFPLFTAVFEICFDGRPVTEFISCLQSHPEHM